The following are encoded together in the Dyella terrae genome:
- the plsB gene encoding glycerol-3-phosphate 1-O-acyltransferase PlsB: MLNMSTTDTSARSRAPWWFNLAGQLLEPWVRIRRDPAEPATLLQAGVPVCYVIERDGFSDALILERACREAGLPSPMQPLSGTRRKRSLFALARRDGWLFGRNRKRSPNETMGQLVRSLEGEPERDVQIVPVSIYVGRAPTRESGWFSVLFSENWVVVGRFRRVLALLLNGRDTVVHFSTPVSLRTVVNEAGDIRPERLTRKIARVLRTHFRRIRAAVIGPDLSHRRTVVDAVLNAEPVRAAITATAAKENISHAKAWRRAHDLVMEIAADYSHPVVRSASFLLSNFWNKLYDGIHMHHFDKARAAAPGHEVVYVPCHRSHADYLLMSYQLHMSGVVVPHIAAGVNLNLPVIGPILRRGGAFFLRRSFKGNALYSVVFNEYVAQLIDRGVPMEYFIEGGRSRTGRLLAPRAGMLAMTVRAFLRAPRRPVLFQPVYIGYEKLMEGKSYIGELSGKTKEKESLIGLLRGLKVLRQRYGHVALNFGEPIELNPMLDAASPDWRTDDPDAKPEWLGRVVDDLADKIQININRAADVNPINLLALALLATPKHAMAENDLLAQLELTKALLEELPYSDRMTLTSMDPAGIIAYGEQMGWIRRVRHPLGDVLVTEDEQAVLLSYFRNNVLHLTATAAWVASCFLNNRRMSRASVLRLGRIIYPFIQGELFLPWDADGFCQQLQSTIDFFVRRGLLESTGEGRVLERGPGQDDAAFQLKIIARSLIQAFERYYITIAALVKNGPHTLTSAELENACTLTAQRLSLLNELSAPEFFDKALFRGFIQKLRENRIVWTDDAGKLDYDKALEDMVRDARVILARDVRHSILKITPGGDGEKEHAEKPLPPDATSEALHERHVAAEHHEHAPVETTVVEESVERDTAAKH, translated from the coding sequence ATGCTGAATATGTCGACCACGGACACCTCCGCCCGTAGCCGCGCGCCCTGGTGGTTCAACCTGGCCGGGCAGTTGCTCGAACCCTGGGTGCGTATCCGCCGCGATCCCGCCGAACCCGCCACCCTGCTCCAGGCCGGCGTACCGGTGTGCTACGTGATCGAGCGCGATGGCTTCTCCGATGCCCTGATCCTGGAGCGCGCCTGCCGCGAGGCCGGGCTGCCCTCACCCATGCAGCCGCTGTCAGGCACGCGCCGCAAGCGCTCACTGTTTGCGCTGGCCCGCCGCGATGGCTGGCTGTTCGGCCGCAATCGCAAGCGCTCACCCAACGAAACCATGGGTCAATTGGTGCGCTCGCTGGAAGGCGAACCCGAACGCGACGTGCAGATCGTGCCCGTCTCCATCTACGTTGGCCGCGCGCCCACCCGCGAGTCGGGCTGGTTCAGCGTGCTGTTCTCGGAAAACTGGGTGGTGGTCGGCCGCTTCCGCCGCGTGCTCGCCCTGCTGCTCAACGGTCGCGACACGGTGGTGCATTTCTCCACGCCGGTCTCGCTGCGCACAGTGGTGAACGAAGCTGGCGACATTCGCCCGGAGCGCCTCACCCGCAAGATCGCCCGCGTGCTGCGTACGCATTTCCGCCGCATCCGTGCGGCGGTGATCGGCCCCGATCTGTCGCATCGCCGCACCGTAGTGGACGCGGTGCTCAATGCCGAACCCGTGCGCGCCGCCATCACAGCCACCGCTGCGAAGGAAAACATCAGCCACGCCAAGGCGTGGCGTCGGGCGCACGACCTGGTGATGGAAATCGCCGCGGATTACTCGCACCCCGTGGTGCGCTCGGCTTCGTTCCTGCTGTCCAACTTCTGGAACAAGTTGTACGACGGCATCCATATGCATCACTTCGACAAAGCGCGCGCGGCTGCGCCCGGTCATGAAGTGGTGTACGTGCCCTGCCATCGCAGCCACGCGGACTACCTGCTGATGTCCTATCAGCTGCACATGTCCGGCGTGGTGGTGCCGCACATTGCCGCCGGCGTGAACCTCAACTTGCCGGTGATCGGCCCCATCCTGCGCCGCGGCGGCGCGTTTTTCCTGCGCCGCAGCTTCAAGGGCAATGCGCTGTATTCGGTGGTGTTCAACGAATACGTGGCGCAGTTGATCGACCGCGGCGTGCCGATGGAATACTTCATCGAAGGCGGCCGCTCACGTACGGGCCGATTGCTCGCACCGCGTGCCGGTATGTTGGCGATGACGGTGCGTGCCTTCCTGCGTGCGCCGCGCCGCCCGGTGCTATTCCAGCCCGTGTACATCGGCTACGAAAAGCTGATGGAAGGCAAGAGCTACATCGGCGAACTCTCCGGCAAGACCAAGGAGAAGGAATCGCTGATCGGCCTGCTGCGCGGCCTGAAGGTGCTGCGCCAGCGCTATGGCCACGTGGCGCTGAATTTCGGCGAGCCGATCGAGCTCAATCCGATGCTCGACGCCGCCAGCCCCGATTGGCGCACCGACGATCCCGACGCCAAGCCCGAATGGCTCGGCCGCGTGGTGGACGATCTGGCCGACAAGATCCAGATCAACATCAACCGCGCCGCGGACGTGAACCCCATCAACCTGCTTGCGCTGGCACTGCTCGCCACACCCAAGCACGCGATGGCAGAGAACGATCTGCTCGCGCAGTTGGAACTGACCAAGGCGCTGCTGGAAGAGCTGCCTTATTCGGACCGCATGACGCTCACTTCGATGGACCCGGCCGGCATCATCGCCTACGGCGAACAGATGGGCTGGATCCGCCGCGTACGCCACCCGCTGGGCGACGTGCTGGTCACCGAAGACGAGCAGGCGGTGTTGCTCAGCTACTTCCGCAACAACGTGCTGCACCTTACCGCCACCGCGGCATGGGTAGCCTCGTGCTTTCTCAATAACCGCCGCATGTCGCGCGCCTCGGTACTGCGCCTGGGTCGCATCATCTATCCGTTTATCCAGGGCGAACTGTTCCTGCCATGGGATGCGGACGGCTTCTGCCAGCAGTTGCAGTCCACCATTGATTTCTTCGTGCGTCGCGGCCTGCTCGAATCCACTGGCGAAGGCCGTGTACTGGAGCGTGGCCCCGGCCAGGACGATGCGGCCTTCCAGCTCAAGATCATCGCGCGCAGCCTGATCCAAGCCTTCGAGCGCTACTACATCACCATCGCCGCACTGGTGAAGAACGGTCCGCACACGCTGACCTCGGCGGAACTGGAAAACGCCTGCACGCTTACCGCGCAGCGCCTGAGCCTGCTCAACGAACTGTCCGCGCCGGAATTCTTCGACAAGGCGCTGTTCCGCGGCTTCATTCAGAAGCTGCGCGAAAACCGCATTGTGTGGACCGACGACGCCGGCAAGCTCGACTACGACAAGGCCCTGGAAGACATGGTGCGCGATGCGCGCGTCATTCTGGCCCGCGACGTGCGCCACTCCATCCTCAAGATCACCCCCGGCGGCGATGGCGAGAAGGAGCACGCAGAGAAGCCGCTCCCGCCCGACGCCACCAGCGAAGCGCTGCATGAGCGCCACGTGGCTGCCGAGCACCACGAGCATGCGCCGGTAGAAACCACCGTGGTGGAAGAAAGCGTCGAAAGAGACACCGCCGCCAAGCACTAA
- a CDS encoding metal-dependent hydrolase family protein: MTKRVAFAIATALALPAAIAAEPTQAAPDVTVLQCAHLVDTAAGKMLGETTLVIEGKRVKEIKAGEVDVTSYANAAKAAGANFSYHKINDGTCLPGLIDSHTHLTSETSPTGYTDQFRWNIADYAIRSTVYAKRTLLAGFTTVRNVGDQDNESIALRNAINAGIVPGPRIFTAGKPIGTTGGHADPTDGYRSDLAGNPGPKDGIINSADDAYKAIRQHYKDGVDVIKIMPSGGVLDESSSADNAQMTIEEIKAIVSAAHDYGFTVAAHAHGAEAIRRAVLGGVDSIEHGTFMNDEDMKLMKEHGTWYVPTIIAGKYVQEMAAKPGYYPPQVAAKALQVGPIIQATAGKAYKAGVKIAFGTDAAVYPHGQNAKEFEYMVQAGMPPMFVLQAATTHAAELLHKQDQLGQIAVGRVADIIAVPGNPLDDITVMQKVGFVMKDGVVYKADGRPVM, encoded by the coding sequence ATGACCAAGCGCGTTGCCTTCGCCATCGCCACAGCCCTAGCGCTGCCCGCCGCCATCGCGGCCGAACCCACCCAGGCCGCGCCGGACGTGACCGTGCTGCAATGTGCGCACCTGGTCGACACCGCGGCGGGCAAGATGCTCGGTGAAACCACGCTGGTCATCGAAGGCAAGCGGGTCAAAGAGATCAAGGCGGGTGAGGTCGACGTGACCTCCTACGCCAATGCTGCCAAGGCCGCCGGTGCCAACTTCAGTTACCACAAGATCAACGACGGCACCTGCCTGCCCGGCCTGATCGACTCACACACGCACCTCACCAGCGAAACCAGCCCCACCGGCTACACCGACCAGTTCCGCTGGAACATCGCCGACTACGCCATCCGCTCCACCGTCTACGCCAAGCGCACATTGCTGGCTGGCTTCACCACGGTGCGCAACGTGGGCGATCAGGACAACGAATCCATCGCCCTGCGCAATGCCATCAACGCCGGCATCGTGCCGGGTCCGCGCATCTTCACCGCGGGCAAGCCCATCGGCACCACCGGTGGCCACGCCGACCCGACCGACGGTTATCGCTCCGATCTAGCCGGCAATCCCGGCCCGAAGGACGGCATCATCAACAGCGCCGACGACGCCTACAAAGCCATCCGCCAGCACTACAAGGACGGTGTCGACGTCATCAAGATCATGCCCTCCGGCGGCGTGCTCGACGAAAGCAGCAGCGCCGACAACGCGCAGATGACCATCGAAGAGATCAAAGCCATCGTGAGCGCCGCGCACGATTACGGCTTCACCGTGGCCGCCCATGCGCACGGCGCCGAAGCCATCCGCCGCGCCGTGCTCGGTGGCGTCGACTCCATCGAGCACGGCACCTTCATGAACGACGAGGACATGAAGCTGATGAAGGAACACGGCACCTGGTACGTGCCCACCATCATCGCCGGCAAATACGTGCAGGAAATGGCCGCCAAACCCGGCTACTACCCGCCCCAGGTCGCCGCCAAGGCACTGCAGGTCGGCCCCATCATCCAGGCCACCGCCGGCAAGGCCTACAAGGCCGGCGTGAAGATCGCCTTCGGCACCGACGCGGCCGTCTATCCGCACGGTCAGAACGCCAAGGAGTTCGAGTACATGGTGCAGGCCGGCATGCCCCCGATGTTCGTACTGCAGGCCGCCACCACCCATGCCGCCGAACTGCTGCACAAGCAAGATCAACTGGGCCAGATCGCCGTGGGCCGCGTCGCCGACATCATCGCCGTGCCGGGCAATCCACTCGATGACATCACGGTGATGCAGAAGGTTGGGTTCGTGATGAAGGATGGAGTGGTTTACAAGGCTGATGGCAGGCCGGTGATGTGA